From one Campylobacter suis genomic stretch:
- a CDS encoding ATP-binding protein — MKILEYFYNQPLRSVKFINRKMQITSPKTLIIGGFGSGKTTLVCEYLANFKQDERLYINLSDLRAKSDEILLNLSEFLSQKPNIKAVCIDNASMADFHILTNLNTEILLITTADKTAQLSNFTKLNLPYLDYEEFIAFFRKNLDADMLFSHYLAHGRIPKNTFTDTTEVSENIQNLIQKALDKTTLNVLRECAKHTSENISVYEIFKELKERIKVSKDSVYASFAELQNIGMINLIEKFNEPNAAKRLFFSDFAMRNALSFKKDFNKNFLNVVFCELDKFNEQIFYTKELDFFLNKRKLAIICNPFSEHDLLILKFKKLHATLKKLGVKKLQIISVANQGEMAIEGIKCEIVPFSQWALSIDF; from the coding sequence ATGAAAATTTTAGAATATTTTTATAATCAGCCCTTAAGAAGTGTGAAATTTATAAACCGAAAAATGCAAATAACTTCACCAAAAACGCTAATAATCGGCGGTTTTGGCAGTGGTAAAACAACACTTGTTTGTGAATATCTAGCAAATTTTAAGCAAGATGAGAGACTTTACATAAATTTATCTGATTTACGAGCTAAAAGTGATGAAATTCTTTTAAATTTATCTGAGTTTTTGTCGCAAAAGCCTAATATAAAAGCTGTTTGTATAGATAATGCAAGTATGGCTGACTTTCACATATTAACTAATCTAAACACCGAAATTTTACTCATAACAACAGCCGACAAAACAGCTCAGCTTTCAAATTTTACAAAACTAAATTTGCCATATCTTGACTACGAAGAATTTATAGCTTTTTTCCGAAAAAACCTAGATGCCGACATGCTTTTTAGCCACTATCTGGCACATGGCAGAATACCCAAAAATACCTTTACTGACACAACCGAAGTAAGCGAAAATATACAAAATTTAATCCAAAAAGCACTTGATAAAACCACTTTAAATGTCTTAAGAGAGTGTGCCAAACACACAAGTGAAAATATAAGCGTGTATGAAATTTTTAAAGAGCTAAAAGAAAGAATAAAAGTCTCAAAAGATAGTGTATATGCGTCATTTGCAGAGCTTCAAAATATTGGCATGATAAATTTAATTGAAAAATTTAATGAACCTAATGCAGCAAAGCGGCTATTTTTTAGCGACTTTGCAATGAGAAATGCACTAAGTTTTAAAAAAGATTTTAATAAAAATTTCTTAAATGTGGTTTTTTGTGAACTAGATAAATTTAATGAGCAAATTTTTTATACAAAAGAGCTTGATTTTTTCCTTAATAAAAGGAAGCTTGCCATCATATGTAATCCCTTTAGTGAGCACGACTTGCTTATATTAAAATTTAAAAAACTTCACGCTACTTTAAAAAAATTAGGTGTCAAAAAACTGCAAATCATTAGCGTTGCAAATCAAGGCGAAATGGCGATAGAAGGGATAAAGTGTGAGATAGTACCGTTTAGTCAATGGGCTTTGAGTATAGACTTTTAA
- a CDS encoding aspartate/glutamate racemase family protein, which yields MKRIGILGGMGPLATIDIYSKMVELTNAKKDQDNIPIIIDNYPQIPDRTAYILHGGADPYPFMKEAALRLKGAGCEAICIACNTAHYFADRLVSECGVNVLHIADIAVAAIRKNFPNAKKIAVIATTGTTQAGIYSKRLEAQGFEIADISKNQLDDIMDCIYKGVKANNTAAYTELFNKTINDIQADVYIAACTEIPILMPFADKKDKFIDATLELAKAGVEFSLK from the coding sequence TTGAAAAGAATAGGTATTTTAGGCGGTATGGGACCGCTTGCTACTATTGATATTTATTCAAAAATGGTAGAGCTTACAAATGCTAAAAAAGATCAAGATAATATACCTATCATTATAGACAACTACCCGCAAATTCCAGATCGTACGGCTTATATTTTACATGGTGGGGCTGATCCATATCCGTTTATGAAAGAGGCGGCATTAAGGCTTAAGGGTGCTGGCTGTGAGGCTATTTGCATAGCTTGTAATACTGCTCACTATTTTGCGGATAGATTAGTTAGTGAATGCGGTGTTAATGTTTTACATATTGCAGATATTGCCGTTGCTGCTATCAGGAAAAATTTTCCAAATGCTAAAAAAATCGCCGTTATAGCAACAACTGGCACAACTCAGGCTGGAATTTATTCAAAGCGCCTTGAAGCTCAAGGGTTTGAGATAGCAGATATTAGTAAAAACCAGCTAGATGACATAATGGACTGCATTTATAAAGGTGTTAAGGCAAATAATACCGCCGCATACACAGAACTTTTTAATAAAACTATAAATGACATCCAAGCAGATGTGTATATAGCCGCTTGCACGGAAATTCCTATCCTTATGCCATTTGCAGACAAAAAGGATAAATTTATCGACGCTACACTTGAGCTTGCAAAAGCTGGCGTTGAGTTTAGTTTAAAATAA
- a CDS encoding anaerobic C4-dicarboxylate transporter, with the protein MDLMLILQLIVLFGGIYLGVRLGGMGVGYAGGLGVIVLAMLGMKVDMKDIPMDVILIIASVISAITALQVAGGLDYLVQVASKILRKNPKQINILAPVVTYFLTILAGTGHTAFSMLPVITEVAKGQNIKPSAPLALSVVSSQVAITASPISAAFVAMTGVCEKLGVSYPMLLFICISTTFVAMILTSLFVNKFYDLDLSKDPIYQERLAKGLVAEVKEAEYTELKPYAKKSVAIFAIGVFVVVCYALAISKSIGLVEKPILSRDLAIISFMLTIGFLITVLCKVDTGKLLSTSTFQSGMQACICVLGIAWLGTTFVNGHLDGIKEVAKDVVTQYPFVLAIALYFLSCLLYSQAATTRVMMPAVAAALGMTGPENAQDVWILVASFAAVSGLFVLPTYPTTLGAIAMDDTGTTKVGKFIINHSFFIPGTIMVTISVVLGFIIAPVLL; encoded by the coding sequence ATGGATCTAATGTTGATACTGCAACTTATAGTTCTGTTTGGTGGCATCTATCTTGGCGTTCGCCTTGGTGGTATGGGGGTTGGTTACGCTGGTGGTCTTGGCGTTATCGTTTTGGCAATGCTTGGCATGAAGGTAGATATGAAGGATATCCCAATGGATGTTATTCTTATCATCGCTTCTGTTATCTCTGCTATTACAGCGTTACAAGTGGCTGGCGGACTTGATTATTTAGTGCAAGTAGCATCTAAAATTTTACGCAAAAATCCAAAGCAGATAAATATCCTAGCGCCAGTAGTTACATATTTTCTTACGATACTTGCTGGTACTGGACACACTGCGTTTTCTATGCTTCCAGTTATTACAGAGGTTGCAAAGGGTCAAAACATTAAGCCATCTGCACCGCTAGCACTTTCTGTCGTATCAAGCCAAGTGGCTATCACAGCTAGCCCTATCTCAGCGGCTTTCGTTGCGATGACTGGTGTTTGTGAAAAGCTAGGTGTTAGTTATCCGATGTTGCTATTTATATGCATTTCTACGACATTTGTAGCTATGATACTAACTTCACTTTTTGTGAATAAATTTTACGATCTTGACCTTTCAAAAGATCCTATCTATCAAGAAAGATTGGCAAAGGGTCTCGTTGCAGAAGTTAAAGAAGCTGAATATACTGAGCTAAAACCTTATGCTAAAAAATCAGTTGCTATCTTTGCTATCGGCGTTTTTGTGGTAGTTTGCTATGCTCTTGCTATCTCAAAAAGTATCGGCTTGGTTGAAAAGCCTATCCTTTCACGCGACCTAGCTATTATCAGCTTTATGCTAACTATCGGCTTTTTGATAACAGTTTTATGTAAGGTAGATACTGGTAAGTTGCTTTCAACTAGTACTTTCCAAAGTGGCATGCAAGCGTGCATCTGCGTCCTTGGTATTGCATGGCTAGGAACTACATTTGTTAATGGTCACCTTGATGGCATTAAAGAGGTTGCAAAAGATGTGGTTACTCAGTATCCATTTGTTCTAGCAATCGCACTTTACTTCCTAAGCTGCTTACTATACTCACAAGCAGCTACAACTCGTGTTATGATGCCAGCAGTTGCGGCAGCACTTGGTATGACTGGTCCTGAAAATGCACAAGATGTTTGGATATTAGTTGCTTCATTTGCAGCTGTTTCTGGACTTTTCGTGCTTCCTACATACCCAACTACACTTGGTGCTATCGCTATGGATGATACTGGAACAACTAAGGTTGGTAAATTTATCATCAACCACTCGTTCTTTATCCCTGGTACCATTATGGTTACTATTTCAGTCGTTTTAGGCTTTATAATCGCACCAGTTCTTTTATAA
- a CDS encoding ferritin family protein: protein MRQYETYKCQKCGNEVEVQKVGGGKLVCCGEEMVCTTKDLTAVNLMKAFAGESQARNKYELYGDLAREAGYHAIAKHFYEAAENEKWHARAEFKAYHELIDDPIDKLDKNLLDAAAGENYEHTTMYPDFAKIATDEDKKAIARLFTAIGKVEVEHEREYLELKKMLDEEGFFASDEEETWVCEVCGHVHRGKKAPGACPLCKAEREYFKREFLG, encoded by the coding sequence ATGAGACAGTATGAAACATATAAGTGCCAAAAATGCGGAAACGAAGTAGAGGTTCAAAAAGTTGGTGGTGGCAAGCTTGTTTGTTGCGGTGAAGAGATGGTTTGCACGACAAAAGACCTAACGGCTGTAAATTTGATGAAAGCCTTTGCTGGCGAATCACAAGCCAGAAACAAGTATGAGCTTTATGGTGATCTTGCACGAGAAGCTGGTTATCATGCCATAGCAAAGCATTTTTATGAGGCTGCTGAAAATGAAAAATGGCACGCAAGAGCCGAGTTTAAAGCCTATCATGAGCTTATAGATGATCCTATTGACAAGCTTGATAAAAATTTACTTGACGCTGCGGCTGGAGAAAACTATGAACATACAACAATGTACCCAGACTTTGCAAAGATAGCAACTGATGAAGATAAAAAAGCCATAGCAAGGCTATTTACAGCTATAGGTAAAGTTGAGGTTGAGCATGAAAGAGAGTATTTAGAGCTTAAAAAGATGCTTGATGAAGAGGGATTTTTTGCTAGTGATGAAGAGGAGACTTGGGTTTGTGAAGTGTGCGGACATGTTCATCGTGGCAAAAAAGCACCTGGAGCCTGTCCATTGTGTAAGGCTGAGCGAGAATACTTTAAACGAGAATTTCTGGGCTAA
- a CDS encoding YbaK/EbsC family protein, with product MSEKIFKNLQTFLTQSSTKFRVLEHENAGTSELVAKARGTHLGQGAKALVCCVKGVNEIDTPCVVPQNLRLDATQPSGRNGRVYVLAVLPADHKADLDALATELGGKKASLASTQEIASLTDCVIGSIPPFSFHEKLMLVVDENLFKRFDEIAFNAGLLDRSIVLDVKDYARICGAKVIKFANL from the coding sequence ATGAGTGAGAAAATTTTTAAAAATTTACAAACTTTTTTAACGCAAAGCAGTACAAAATTTAGAGTGCTAGAGCATGAAAATGCTGGGACTAGTGAGCTTGTGGCTAAGGCTAGGGGAACTCACTTGGGGCAAGGCGCAAAAGCTTTGGTGTGCTGTGTTAAAGGTGTAAATGAGATAGACACGCCTTGTGTGGTACCTCAAAATTTACGCCTTGATGCCACGCAGCCTAGCGGACGAAATGGTAGAGTTTATGTTTTAGCTGTCTTGCCTGCTGATCATAAGGCGGATTTGGATGCTTTGGCAACTGAACTTGGTGGCAAAAAAGCGTCTTTGGCAAGCACCCAGGAGATAGCGAGTCTAACTGACTGTGTCATTGGCTCGATACCGCCATTTAGCTTTCATGAAAAGTTAATGCTTGTTGTTGATGAAAATTTATTCAAAAGATTTGATGAGATAGCTTTTAATGCAGGCTTGCTTGATAGATCTATCGTGCTTGATGTAAAAGACTATGCAAGAATTTGCGGTGCTAAAGTTATAAAATTTGCAAACTTATAG
- a CDS encoding tetratricopeptide repeat protein, which yields MGCSNGNYRSCNNLGFMYEKAQGVKQDFKKALELYEKSCRGGDQLGCNNLGALKAHISKDSKDRQSVVEGVFQACFAGEFLSCGNLGMAFFEQNDIDSAIKYLSKACILGEKDKNVKLNPELEEL from the coding sequence ATGGGTTGCAGTAATGGCAATTATAGATCCTGCAATAATCTCGGGTTTATGTATGAAAAAGCTCAAGGCGTAAAACAAGATTTTAAAAAAGCACTCGAACTATATGAGAAATCTTGTAGAGGTGGCGATCAGTTGGGTTGCAATAATCTAGGTGCATTAAAAGCTCATATCAGCAAAGACTCAAAAGATAGACAATCAGTAGTAGAAGGCGTATTTCAAGCGTGTTTTGCTGGAGAATTTTTGAGTTGTGGTAATTTGGGTATGGCATTTTTTGAGCAAAACGATATAGATAGCGCTATAAAATATCTATCAAAAGCTTGTATACTGGGTGAAAAAGATAAAAATGTAAAGCTAAATCCAGAATTGGAAGAGCTATGA
- a CDS encoding AI-2E family transporter, translated as MRNNLIIVYIASFVVVAAGLKAANVVVLPFLIAVFIAIVISPAIDFLMKFQLPRIVAFVIVVAVIFSALGFIGNVVIKTINGLVGHLPELQVKFNAFSQSMALFASKYGLEMSNILQNDFDPNKIFNTLTQLLRSSTEILTKSFFIFLLITFMLFEKHIFVQKVEYFASKNASAQHIVDTFISNLKRYLAIKFLASFATGIIVWIGLNVLGVAYAPLWGVVAFVLNFIPTIGSIVAALPAILVTLLLNDFATIFWVILLYLATNIIIGNFIEPKFLGRGLGISTLVVLLSLLFWGFLFGIGGMFLAIPLTMSLKIAFDTNPNTKFIAVLLSDKVQS; from the coding sequence TTGAGAAATAACCTCATCATAGTATATATCGCGAGTTTTGTTGTTGTTGCGGCTGGATTAAAGGCAGCCAATGTCGTTGTTTTGCCGTTTTTAATAGCTGTGTTTATAGCTATCGTCATATCGCCTGCGATTGATTTTTTGATGAAATTTCAACTACCTCGCATAGTTGCGTTTGTGATCGTTGTAGCTGTTATATTCTCAGCACTTGGCTTTATAGGCAATGTTGTGATAAAGACGATAAATGGGCTTGTCGGACACTTACCAGAACTGCAAGTAAAATTTAATGCATTTAGCCAAAGTATGGCACTTTTTGCCTCAAAATACGGACTTGAAATGAGCAACATCTTGCAAAATGACTTTGATCCAAATAAAATTTTTAATACACTAACCCAGCTTTTACGAAGTAGCACCGAGATCCTTACAAAGAGCTTTTTTATATTTTTACTCATTACATTTATGCTATTTGAAAAGCATATTTTTGTTCAAAAAGTGGAGTATTTTGCAAGTAAAAATGCAAGCGCACAACATATAGTTGATACCTTTATATCAAACCTAAAACGATACCTTGCGATAAAATTTTTAGCTTCATTTGCTACGGGGATTATAGTTTGGATAGGTCTAAATGTGCTTGGGGTTGCCTATGCCCCGCTTTGGGGTGTCGTAGCATTTGTGCTTAACTTTATACCAACTATCGGCTCTATAGTCGCAGCCTTGCCAGCTATCTTAGTTACACTACTTTTAAATGATTTTGCAACTATATTTTGGGTCATTTTACTTTATCTAGCAACAAATATAATAATAGGCAATTTCATAGAGCCAAAATTTCTTGGTCGCGGGCTTGGGATTAGCACATTAGTCGTGTTGCTTAGCTTGCTTTTTTGGGGATTTTTATTTGGTATAGGAGGTATGTTTCTTGCCATACCACTTACTATGAGTCTTAAAATAGCATTTGATACAAATCCAAACACAAAATTTATAGCTGTCTTATTAAGCGATAAGGTGCAAAGCTGA